A window of Danaus plexippus chromosome 10, MEX_DaPlex, whole genome shotgun sequence genomic DNA:
TTTTCTCCCGTTGCGTCTTTTCCTTTTTGGCTccatatataatcatataatcaACAGAAAGTATGCTTACTCGTTTGCTTTACTTACTAAAAAGTGACGCcaatctattaaataattataaatagtttaaggTTTCGTATGTTAAATTACTTGTACCAAATAAATGctgatataaaatagaaagttCAATAGTCTTTAATTGTATAAGCAAACTGCAAACCACTGATTCAGAAATGTCCTTCTGAAAAGTGGGCTGCTAAATATCTCAATTTAAGATGATTGACCTTAAAGAGGCGACgagagtaaaataaattttaatgccaATGTCGTTTTAACAACTTCATAAAAGTTTGCTCGTGTCGGTTATTCCATTGAGCTAAATTGTCGCGTGGGTTTTTGATATGATGCCTTGAATATCAATTACCATTATCTAATAAGAATCgttgttaagtattttatcatataatttagttCACAGCACGGCAAATTTTTCTTTCGCTCTATTTACTAGGAGCAGTTTGATTGATAGATGGATATTTTActcaaagcaaaaaaaaaaaaaattaaaaaattaaagcaaaaataaaacagagacAAATTGATACAACCGtctctaaatattaaatatcatagcAGACAGAAATTAGGATAAacgtttcaaatataaaaaagccaAAAGTCATTCACCCACATGAGTAATTCAAAATACAATTGTTAATAATGTCAGTCACCtgataaatttgattaattttaatgactatGGCCAGTTTAATAGACAATGACCACAGATCCTGAAGTCTTTCACTTCATCGATTGTGTTCTAAGTTCGATGACCTCGTAGGCAACGGCCTTTGACACACATCCTTAACCTGCAAGTCTTACCCCAGTTCCGTGAATGGACAAACAAAAAGTTGAACAACCTTTACTTACAGGCAGTAGTTTGTAACTCCATCAACaggcatttttttaaatattttattacaaattggttttcaatattttaagacttaTTCTGGATTTAATTTAAGGTATATGATAGGTAAATGATTTCtcattgttttgtattacaataaaaaaaatggataaataatatttttcaataataataaattcaaataataagcaaatataatattataagtaacacACTTCTAATACCTTTGAAATATCTGGGTCAGTGagaaaaatgattaaaatcagCTTCATAATGTAAGGTCACAGTGGCCTTTCATTCGAAAGGAATTTTTTAGGTAAATGACAGTTCCATTTGGAATGGAATATGCTCTGTAAAGAGTCTGTACACAGTTGAGTTTCCTTTGACGAGAAAACCTTATTTAGGCTACGCACAATATGGCCGGCAAGTGTTTCCGGCCGTTGTCTTGGAAACGAAATCAAAACAGTTGCCAAATTACACCACTTTTATACCCCAACAACAgctgataattaattacaaaaagatTATGAATTCGTAACAAAATTACCTTTTTGTGAttacatatgtactttctataAGTACACATGTACATTTCAATTGCTGTCAGACTATTAAAACGCAAAATGGATTTTGGTTTTGGGGATGCTTTGATCCCTAATGTCAGAGGATTGAGGCAATTTTTCGAACGTGATCCTTTTTTTGGGTATGTAAATTATGAAAAGGttctgtaaatatttgattgttgAGATATAGGATAtgattagtaattaaaaacgtTGTTAATAAAgtctttgttaattaatatttaatgataaaatataatttttattaggttatttttatatgcgtTCTGCGTATGGgacaataaagaaatatgaaatatgttaCTATGAACAGTTAAAGTAATTTGGGacgagtaaataataatatgttatgctTTGTTAACCAGTCCTAGTTCTGGATTTCACCAAATGGCCAGAATGATGGATCGTATGATGTCTGAAAGCCTTCAGCCGTTTGGATTTGCAAGATTCACAACGCACCGGAGTGGAGATGACAACGGAAATTCTATGCCCAGAGATGGATTACGGGCTGAAAAAAGTGATAATCGCAGAGAACGGGCGAGAAACCCTCAAACTCACGCTGGTAATGGGACAAGACATCCACCGACACAAGGTAAGATTCCTGTAAAGACATTACTTATAGTAACATAATCGAGAGTTCACTTAACGTATAATAGTACTTATCGCGTAAACATCACatgtattattgttttagtaGTCAAACCAACTCCGATCAACTCTTTTCAAGACAATGCATCTGATCAGTCGAAACCAACAGACCCAACGACAGAGAAATGGGCTGGAACATTAAGAAGACGCGACCCTGACATACAGCCAACTTTACCATCGATCATTCGTAAAGCGTCTTCGACACATTCGTCTATCAGTAGTGGAAGAAAAACCCGATCTGTAGATAGAGTACCAAGAACGAGGCGGCAGTTAGTGCCGATTAAACCAACCATAAGACCGCGAGATGTGCCAGCAGAAGGAGATGTTACTATGCTAGAGAAAgatgaaaaactttttaacgCGACAGGTTATGAAGTGCATCTCGTTGAAACGTTAGAAAGGGATATTTTACAAAGGAATCCAGATGTTCGCTGGAAGGACGTGATTGGTTTAGACGATGCAAAATCTGTGCTACAAGAAGCAATGGTACTGCCGCTAGTGATGCCTGactattttaaagtaagtCTTCATAGTAAAAGTGTTTTGGTATTTTTAGACgatgaatgaaattattttgcaatggttttatttcaacgatttaaataataataaatatattattaaatttttgtcgaaccctcttttttattagttcatttttcattatatttcataaaaagcaataattataatctggtaataaaaagtaaatccAGTCTAGTCTAGATTTATTATTCGCGTGAGAGATAACGGCTAAGCAAGAATATATTCACAACATTAAGTCATAATACTATTACAAGGCAAAAGTTCGTCTAGCTAAGTTAAGGGAAGGCCatcttaattaaagaaatgcaAATTACATAAAAGATTGCGATTACAAGCAGTAAGAAATAAacggttttttaaaatattggcCTTCAagcaaaacttttttatatatataaaaaaaaatatctaatattagGGTAATATTGAGTCCCTTGtactatttattgttaaaattatttttttatactaaatgtaATTTGGTTTTTGTTGGTGATTACcaaaatatacgtaaaatatgttagcttatttattttccaggGTATTCGACGTCCATGGAAAGGAGTTCTCTTAACTGGACCGCCGGGAACTGGTAAGACACTCCTAGCGAGGGCGGTGGCGACCGAGTGCAGGACCACATTCTTTAATGTATCTTCCGCAACCCTTACATCCAAATATCGCGGTGATTCAGAAAAACTTGTCAGGCTTCTCTTTGATATGGTAAGATAAACTTATCCTAAATATTGTACACAATAACATAATCTCAATACtcaaaaggaaaaaaatcataaacgtattcattttaaagttttactgCCTTTGCAGCAGCAGTGTTGTCGGGTATCTAGGCATTAATCCTTAATGCACACATATCTagctttattttgtaatgttataaaactttgttttaagtaatagattaattattaatacttgtTTCAGGCTGCGTTCTACGCTcctagtacaatatttttagatgaAGTTGATTCTCTTTGCGCCGTTCGTGGAGCCGATTCAGAACATGAGGCGTCCCGACGTTTTAAAGCTGAACTACTTATACAAATGGATGGATTAGCTGCTGCTTTGTAAGTCATActgtcatttatataataaactatttgcgCTCATTATTcgtaataatgtttctttttcaGCAATCAAGATAAAGTTATAATGGTGTTGGCTGCAACTAATCATCCATGGGACATCGATGAGGCGTTCCGAAGAAGATTTGAGAAGAGAATATATGTTGGTCTGCCTGAtggtataatattagttttttcaaATTCCTTGTCAGTTTATTGcttaatgaaattatgttattcGTCTTTCCCAAATACGCTATCCAACAATTTGTTACTTTTAGAAGTTACGgtcataaaaagtatattttaattacaagctTTTTTTGAATCGGATGTGtctactgtattttttttttgtgtaattctCATTTTCTTCTTggctttttgttataaattatgtctTAACATAATTGCTTGAATTGCATTCTAGAGCCGACGAGAGTCAAATTACTAAATCTCTGTCTCCGTGAAGTCATTTTAGGAGATGATGTTGACTTGAAAGATCTGTCGACGAAGCTGGAAGGATATAGCGGAtctgatataaataatctatgcaggtgataatttttacatgaattaaatagatatttttattacatgctatttatttaaaactctcTCCCATGTAATTTGTAGAGATGCAGCAATGATGACAATGCGCCATAAAGTAGCAGGAAAAAGTCCGGAACAAATTCGTCGTTTGAAACGTTCTGAGTTGGAAGCACCAGTCACCAAAGCTGACCTCATAGCTGCCATGGACAAAACGCGACGCACAGTCACTCAAGCTGATGTAGCGCGTTACAGCAACTGGATACAAAAACATGGCTGTTCCTAGCATAGGGCTAAAGCGCTTAAGGCGCTTTTGAGATGCCTTAGATCATAGGCGTCCCATTTATGGCTTTGACGAAGTTTTGCCGGATAgactttttcaataaatatagtgATCTGATGAAGAAATAAtagctataaaatttatgtgtttctaatatattttcgaaaGTATAGTGCCTACGAGATTAATAAAAGTGttaaataaggttttttttatttatatatgaaaaaatacatattgaaTATTAGTACAGATCGTCTCGTTCCATTTATTTTGTCAACCATAGATTTAGAagagtacatttttttatattcaatataatagatatttataacattatttttaaatatatcaaaatcgaCATTTACATTccattcataactaatatacgagtatgtaaCGGTTATAGAAATCGTTACAGTTGAGAGTTAAATGGTCTgcaacttttaaaatgtaattgacTAATACAGATATCACCTGTTCAttctaatattgaaaataagactttgtagaaaataaattagatttaaaatgtcagtgttaccatttaaaatatttaaaccgttttaaatatcacagttctatgtataaaaatgaatgcATTAACGTatgatatgttattaaaatacgttCAAAAGTATATGGTAGCTaaactaaaactatatttgttacttttgtATGTGAAGTATCCTGATTAATATTAAGGTAGTGTTACTATTGGTTAATCACGTACAGCCAGAAACGGAGGAGGTTCTATGTTATTTaatccaaataaaattaatcacgTGGTGTTGCTATTTTTTCAATagcataatatgtaatttatataaaatgaaaacaacatagaataataaaagtttattaaggAATGGTCAAGCATGTCTCACGATTGTACATtcaatgtatgtaaaaatgtatgattcaataaattatttgctaATTTGCTACCtgatattcgttttatttcatattgatattatttaaaggccACATTTCGGTCCAAACGTTttctatacataatatattgcttaatattaattgtgacAATCTATATAGAAAGCGCTTTTGGCTTTGTTTttgctaatataatatttttttatctgttttgtAAATCAAGTGCTCTGTTTTTTCACAATTATTGCTCGGCGAATGCTACGTGTTTTGTGAGTCTTGAGTTAAATCGACGgctcaataataataaagtcctgtgaacgataattttttttgtttcggaTATTTATGTGACGTATAGAGAATATCAAAGATTTAGATTAAGTTTCGACTGTTAAAGACTCGAGGTCTCCGTGGATATTATAACAACGAGACATTTGATAACGcgatatttacattacaacaataaaacaaaagaaatacaacAGATCTTTGGCTACAAACGAGTGATGACTATTcgaataatacttatattaagtttaattattcgtattataataaaaataacatatcaatataagcgaaatataaaattttacacataatCCTTACATAGCATCCATCAGTAAAGTCACCGTGATATCTGTTACATATATCCTAGGAAT
This region includes:
- the LOC116766639 gene encoding katanin p60 ATPase-containing subunit A1-like isoform X3, producing the protein MYISIAVRLLKRKMDFGFGDALIPNVRGLRQFFERDPFFGPSSGFHQMARMMDRMMSESLQPFGFARFTTHRSGDDNGNSMPRDGLRAEKSDNRRERARNPQTHAGNGTRHPPTQVVKPTPINSFQDNASDQSKPTDPTTEKWAGTLRRRDPDIQPTLPSIIRKASSTHSSISSGRKTRSVDRVPRTRRQLVPIKPTIRPRDVPAEGDVTMLEKDEKLFNATGYEVHLVETLERDILQRNPDVRWKDVIGLDDAKSVLQEAMVLPLVMPDYFKGIRRPWKGVLLTGPPGTGKTLLARAVATECRTTFFNVSSATLTSKYRGDSEKLVRLLFDMAAFYAPSTIFLDEVDSLCAVRGADSEHEASRRFKAELLIQMDGLAAAFNQDKVIMVLAATNHPWDIDEAFRRRFEKRIYVGLPDEPTRVKLLNLCLREVILGDDVDLKDLSTKLEGYSGSDINNLCRDAAMMTMRHKVAGKSPEQIRRLKRSELEAPVTKADLIAAMDKTRRTVTQADVARYSNWIQKHGCS
- the LOC116766639 gene encoding katanin p60 ATPase-containing subunit A1-like isoform X2; the protein is MSQDMKSASMDLNSSRSWCRRENDVKIELGFNVPLGAMSAHPVFHSSWDIGCPSSGFHQMARMMDRMMSESLQPFGFARFTTHRSGDDNGNSMPRDGLRAEKSDNRRERARNPQTHAGNGTRHPPTQVKPTPINSFQDNASDQSKPTDPTTEKWAGTLRRRDPDIQPTLPSIIRKASSTHSSISSGRKTRSVDRVPRTRRQLVPIKPTIRPRDVPAEGDVTMLEKDEKLFNATGYEVHLVETLERDILQRNPDVRWKDVIGLDDAKSVLQEAMVLPLVMPDYFKGIRRPWKGVLLTGPPGTGKTLLARAVATECRTTFFNVSSATLTSKYRGDSEKLVRLLFDMAAFYAPSTIFLDEVDSLCAVRGADSEHEASRRFKAELLIQMDGLAAAFNQDKVIMVLAATNHPWDIDEAFRRRFEKRIYVGLPDEPTRVKLLNLCLREVILGDDVDLKDLSTKLEGYSGSDINNLCRDAAMMTMRHKVAGKSPEQIRRLKRSELEAPVTKADLIAAMDKTRRTVTQADVARYSNWIQKHGCS
- the LOC116766639 gene encoding katanin p60 ATPase-containing subunit A1-like isoform X1 yields the protein MSQDMKSASMDLNSSRSWCRRENDVKIELGFNVPLGAMSAHPVFHSSWDIGCPSSGFHQMARMMDRMMSESLQPFGFARFTTHRSGDDNGNSMPRDGLRAEKSDNRRERARNPQTHAGNGTRHPPTQVVKPTPINSFQDNASDQSKPTDPTTEKWAGTLRRRDPDIQPTLPSIIRKASSTHSSISSGRKTRSVDRVPRTRRQLVPIKPTIRPRDVPAEGDVTMLEKDEKLFNATGYEVHLVETLERDILQRNPDVRWKDVIGLDDAKSVLQEAMVLPLVMPDYFKGIRRPWKGVLLTGPPGTGKTLLARAVATECRTTFFNVSSATLTSKYRGDSEKLVRLLFDMAAFYAPSTIFLDEVDSLCAVRGADSEHEASRRFKAELLIQMDGLAAAFNQDKVIMVLAATNHPWDIDEAFRRRFEKRIYVGLPDEPTRVKLLNLCLREVILGDDVDLKDLSTKLEGYSGSDINNLCRDAAMMTMRHKVAGKSPEQIRRLKRSELEAPVTKADLIAAMDKTRRTVTQADVARYSNWIQKHGCS